A stretch of DNA from Serinibacter arcticus:
GTCGTCGACGACGTCGATCACCACGGTCGTCCCGGTCACCCGCGCGCTGACCTGGACGGTGCCGCCGGCGGGGGAGTGGCGGGAGGCGTTGGACAGCAGGTTGAGCAGCACCTGGTGGAGGCGCTCCGTGTCGACGCGGAAGCTGAGCTCCTGCGGCACCTGGACGTCCCACGTCACCTCGCGGCCCGCGGCCCTGGCGGCGTGCGACGCCGCGGCGACCACCTCCTCCACCACGTCCCGGACGGGGACGACCTGCAGGTGCAGGCCGGCCGCCCCGGCCTCGAGCCGGGAGAGGTCGAGCAGGTAGGTCACCAACCGGGTCAGCCGCTCGGTCTGGTCGAGCGCGGAGGTGAGCGCCTCCTCGTCCGGTTCCGTGACGCCGTCGACCATGTTCTCGAGCTGGGCGCGGAGCGCGGCGATCGGCGTGCGCAGCTCGTGGCTGACGTTCGCCACGATCGCGCGCTGGGCCTCCGCCAGGGAGGACAGGTCGCCCGCCATCGCGTTGAACGCGTGGCCGAGCTGGCCCACCTCGTCGCGGCTCGTGGTGCGGACGCGGATGTCGTAGTCGCCGGCGGACATCGCCCGCGCGGCGGCCGTCATCTCCCGCAGCGGCGACGTCATGCCCCGGGCGAGCACCTGGGAGACCACGAGGGCGAGCGCGATCGCGACGGGGAAGGTCATGTACCAGCGCGCGTCGTAGTAGCTGCGGCCGGCCCAGACGATGACCGCCGAGACGAACACCGAGGCGGCGATGACGACGCCGAACTTGGTGCGGATCGAGGTGAGGCGGTCGAGCGGGCGCACGTCGACGGCGTACCGCAGCGCCGGCACCTCGCGTGCGTGGCGGACGCCCGTCCGCTCCCTCACCACGACGAGCTCGCGGGGAGGAGCGCCGGGAGGGCGGGGTTCGGTCGCGCCGTCACGGCCGCGCTCACTCGGTGGGGGGCTCGAGCGAGTAGCCGACCCCGTGGACGGTGCGGACGAGGTCGGACCCGAGCTTGCGTCGCAGCGCCTTGATGTGGGAGTCCACGGTCCGGGTGCCGCTGGCGTCCACCCAGTCCCAGACCTCCTCGAGCAGCCGCTCGCGCGTCAGGACGGTGCGCGGCGAGGTCGCGAGGCAGACGAGGAGGTCGAACTCGGTCGGGGTGAGGTGGGCCTCCTCGCCGGCGCGACTGACCCGGCGCTGGGCCCGGTCGATCAGCAGGTCGCCGAGCTCGATCGGTGCGGGGCCGGTGGGGCGGTCTCGGCGGCCGCGACGCGGGCGGTGCGCTCGTGGCGTCGCAGCAGCGCCTTCACGCGCGCCACGAGCTCACGCATGGAGAACGGCTTGGTCATGTAGTCGTCGGCGCCGACGCCGAGCCCGACGAGCAGGTCGGTCTCGTCGTCGCGGGCCGTGAGCATGAGGATCGGCACGGCCCTGGGGTCGTCGGCCTGGATGCGACGGCACACCTCGAGGCCGTCGAAGCCCGGGAGCATGACGTCCAGGACGATGACGTGGGGCGCGAACTCGCGCGCCCCCGCGACACCGCCGGGTCCGTCACCCGCGACGCGGACCTCCCAGCCCTCGGCGGCGAACCGGCGCGAGACCTGCGTGGCGATCTCGGGGGAGTCCTCGACGACGAGGACGCGGGTCCCGGGCTCACCACCGGCGGCACCGCTCCCACCCGGCGTCGGAGCGGGGCGGGCGGAGCTGGCGGAGTTCGGCGTGCTCATCGCCACAGCGTGGCACACACCCTCGACCGAGGAGGTGTGTGACGTCGCCCCCAGTCGTTTGGCAGGAGCCGGGAGGCGCGTTATGGTTTCGTGATCAAGTCGTCCTCCGGACCCCCGGCTCGCCCCCCTGCGCAGCTCGTGACCCGGTCGGAGGAAGGCCCACTGCCGAGCTGGGCCCCCTGAACAGTCGGAGGATGTGTGAGCGTGTCGCCCGTGGATGTCGTCGTGCCTGAACTCACGACGCGTCGTGCCCGTCGACTCGCCGCACCCTCCTCAGCAGCCGTTCCCCCGATCGCTCCGACGGCGCACACCCCCGTCGTCCTGCAGACGATCGTGGACATCCCGTCGCCCGCCGCCAGTGTCTCGGGGGCCACCAGCGCCACGGTCACGCTCGACGCGCCGGCGCCGCTGACGCGTCGTGAGCTGCGTCAGCGCCAGGCGGGCGAGGCCTTCGGCCTGACCGCGCCGACGGGAGCCGCCCCCGCCGAGCGCCGGACCGCGGCCGACGTCCTCGCCGCCGCCGTGCTCGAGCAGCAGGGCACGATGACCCGTCGTCAGCTCCGCGAGGCCACCCGCCGCGAGGCCGGTCTGACGACCACGCAGCACGTCGACGGCGCCCCCCACGTCTCGCTCCAGCAGGACCAGTTCGAGACGGTTCCGCCCGCCGACCAGCCCGTCGACCTCGAGTTCGACTTCGCCTCCGTCGCCCTCACGCTCAGCTCGCTCGCGGTGGCCCCGGCCGTCCGCGCCGACCGCTCCGCGACGCCCGTCCACGTCCCGGCCCGGCCGGCTCCCACGACGACCGAGCACGACGAAGGCGTCACGTTCGCCTCCGGTGGCAGCGGAGGCGGGTCGCCCCGCGCCGGCGTCGCGTCCGTCCCGTCCTCGCCGTCCGAGCCCGGCACCGTCCGCCAGTGGGTGCCGCGCCTCGCGGTTCTCTCGGCGCTGGGCGTCGCCACCGTCGTCACCCCGATCCACGCGATCGCCCAGGGGGCCGACGAGCCCGAGGTCGTCGAGATCCCCCTGGCCGACAGCAGCGCGCTCGACACGCTCGTCGCCACGCCGCAGAGCGTCGAGGCCGCGTCGGCCACCGCGACCGCCGACGTCGACGCCTCGGTGCTCGCCGAGTCCGCGCCGGCCGACTCCACCGCGGCCCTGCTCGCCTCCGACCCCGTGGCGGACGTCCGCGGCGTGGTCGCCGCCAGCCGCAGCGAGGGCCGCTCCGAGCTCCCGCAGTGCGGGGCTCCCGAGGCCGACCAGCCCAACGGCACGCTCGCCGCGCTCGAGTCGAGCGAGCACCTCACGCTCAGCATGCCGGTGCAGGAGGGCGTGTACCGCGTCAGCTCCGGCTTCGGCCCCCGCTGGGGCGCGTTCCACTACGCCTCCGACTTCGCCGCACCGCTCGGCACCCCGATCCGCGCCGTCGCCGGTGGCGAGGTCGTGCACGCCGGGGCCGGCCTCGCCGGACGCAGCCCGAACCTCGTGGCCATCCGCTCCGAGATCGACGGCGAGACCGTCGAGATCTGGTACAACCACATGTTCGACGACGGGGTGTTCGTCGAGGAGGGCGACGTCGTCAACGTGGGTGACGTCATCGGCGAGGTCGGCAACAACGGCAACTCGACGGGACCCCACCTCCACCTCGAGATCCACGTCGGCAACGTCGAGGACCCCAACGGCAGCGCCGTGGACCCGCTCGCCTGGCTCCGCGCCAACGGCGCGACGCCGGTCACGACCTCCGGGGCGGTCTGCGTCTAGGACGCACCACCACGCACGACGGCGGCCCGCACCCGAGAAGGTGCGGGCCGCCGTCGTGCGTCCGGGTTCGCGCTGGGACCGGGACGGGTCCGGTCAGGACAGCGTGAGGCCCCAGCGGACGGTGTGCGTCGCGCCCGGCTCGAGCCGGACGAGCCGGTCGCCCGAGTTGAAGGCGTCGGCGATGCAGCTCATCGGCTCGGCCGCGAGGCCGCGACGGCGGTAGTCCACCGCGCCGATGTGGTCGCCGGAGCAGACCTGCCACGTGTCCATGGACTCGTCCATCCAGACTCCGGCCGTGCGGCCGTCGGCCCCGGTGAGGCGGATCCAGGAGAGCCCGTCGGCGTCGCGCGTGGCACCCACGAAGGCGTCGTCGAGGTCCGTGGAACCCACGAGGCGCTCGGTGCGGAAGTCGAAGGCCTGGGGGAGCTCCTCGACGCCCGCGGGGAGCAGGCGTTCGTCCGGCCGGACCCACTGCGTGGCGTCCAGGCGCAGGGTGGCGGCGTCCAGGCCGCCGTCGCCGGGGGAGAGCCAGGGGTGGAAGCCGATGCCGTACGGGGCGACGGTCGCGGACCGGTTCGTCGCGCTGACCTCGATGGTCAGCGACGTCCCGCGCAGCTCGTAGTGCGCCTCGAGGCCGAGCTGCCACGGGTAGCCGGCGACCGGGACGGTCTCGAGCACGAGGCGTGCCTGCGTGGTCGTGAGGGAGCGGACGGCCCAGCGCTGGTTCAGGACGAGCCCGTGCAGGGCCGTGCTGCGCGCGACCTCCGTGACGGGGAGCTGGTAGTCGGTGCCGTCGAAGGAGTAGGCGCCGTCGGCCAGCCGGTTCGGCCACGGGGCGAGGATCGCGCCGTGGCCGGCGGGGGAGAGCTCGTCCTCGGGGTAGGAGACGACGACGTCACGACCCGCGACGTCGAACGAGCGCAGGGACGCCCCGACCTCGGTGAGGACGACCGTGGCGGAGGACGCCGGGTCGTGCAGGACGTGCTGGGAACCAGTGGGGGGATCGGCATGCGGCCAGCCTAGTGAACGGGCGCGCGGCGTGTGAGCGTGCACACCCGGAGCGCGACGGCGATGGGGGCGACGACGCGGGTCCGGGAACGACGACGGGCCCGGTCGCGATGACCGGGCCCGTTCTCGTGTACCCCCGACTGGATTCGAACCAGCGACCTTCTGCTCCGGAGGCAGACGCTCTATCCACTGAGCTACAGGGGCAGTGCTCGTCGTCGGCGGCCTCGGGAGACCCCGCGGCGTGAACCTGACAACGACAGGTGAGCCTACCAGCGGATCGCGGCAACGCTGAATCGCCTACGCTGGGGCGGATGACTGGTGGAGGGCGACCGTGAGCGACAGACCGCGCGACGACGAGCAGGGGACCGACCGTGGTTCGGTCGACCCCTACAGCTACCTGACCGCCGGTGGTCAGGAGGGTGCGTCCTACCTTCCCGGCGACGTCG
This window harbors:
- a CDS encoding HAMP domain-containing sensor histidine kinase; protein product: MRERTGVRHAREVPALRYAVDVRPLDRLTSIRTKFGVVIAASVFVSAVIVWAGRSYYDARWYMTFPVAIALALVVSQVLARGMTSPLREMTAAARAMSAGDYDIRVRTTSRDEVGQLGHAFNAMAGDLSSLAEAQRAIVANVSHELRTPIAALRAQLENMVDGVTEPDEEALTSALDQTERLTRLVTYLLDLSRLEAGAAGLHLQVVPVRDVVEEVVAAASHAARAAGREVTWDVQVPQELSFRVDTERLHQVLLNLLSNASRHSPAGGTVQVSARVTGTTVVIDVVDDGPGIPPTERAKIFDRFEQGTNRPATDGTTSGGTGLGLAIARWAAGLHGGTLDAVAPTPPSTGATLRLTLPMDGPPPTRAETSVGAVADVLDRQGR
- a CDS encoding M23 family metallopeptidase; this translates as MPELTTRRARRLAAPSSAAVPPIAPTAHTPVVLQTIVDIPSPAASVSGATSATVTLDAPAPLTRRELRQRQAGEAFGLTAPTGAAPAERRTAADVLAAAVLEQQGTMTRRQLREATRREAGLTTTQHVDGAPHVSLQQDQFETVPPADQPVDLEFDFASVALTLSSLAVAPAVRADRSATPVHVPARPAPTTTEHDEGVTFASGGSGGGSPRAGVASVPSSPSEPGTVRQWVPRLAVLSALGVATVVTPIHAIAQGADEPEVVEIPLADSSALDTLVATPQSVEAASATATADVDASVLAESAPADSTAALLASDPVADVRGVVAASRSEGRSELPQCGAPEADQPNGTLAALESSEHLTLSMPVQEGVYRVSSGFGPRWGAFHYASDFAAPLGTPIRAVAGGEVVHAGAGLAGRSPNLVAIRSEIDGETVEIWYNHMFDDGVFVEEGDVVNVGDVIGEVGNNGNSTGPHLHLEIHVGNVEDPNGSAVDPLAWLRANGATPVTTSGAVCV
- a CDS encoding aldose 1-epimerase family protein; translation: MHAHTPRARSLGWPHADPPTGSQHVLHDPASSATVVLTEVGASLRSFDVAGRDVVVSYPEDELSPAGHGAILAPWPNRLADGAYSFDGTDYQLPVTEVARSTALHGLVLNQRWAVRSLTTTQARLVLETVPVAGYPWQLGLEAHYELRGTSLTIEVSATNRSATVAPYGIGFHPWLSPGDGGLDAATLRLDATQWVRPDERLLPAGVEELPQAFDFRTERLVGSTDLDDAFVGATRDADGLSWIRLTGADGRTAGVWMDESMDTWQVCSGDHIGAVDYRRRGLAAEPMSCIADAFNSGDRLVRLEPGATHTVRWGLTLS